The sequence TCAAGGCTACGACACGCCTTACGGCACCGTCGGCAACGAGGCATCACTCGGAAGCGTGCTTGGGTGGTATCCTGACCGGCGCTGTTGGAGGTGCAATACCTAGGGCAAGTTCTACGTGGTGGCTTCCACCATGGGCCCAGCCCATGGGACTCGGGCTTTGGCGGAGGGTTGCCGATCCCGCCCCCTGATGGTTTCGGGAAGCTGCCCATTTCGACGTTCCCGCGTACCCACCCATATGGGTGAACTTTGAGAAGGGCTGGGCCAAGCAGTCATTCACCGCTGGCCACGCTCCTCAGCCTCAGCCCATTCATTTCGTTTTGGACGTGCTAGGCGATACCTAGCGCACAGCCACGTTCCGTTGGGCATTTTCCCGACTAGCGCACCATCGGCTAATTTCGCTGATCTAAGCTCATGACCTTAGCCGACCTCACGAGGGGCTCCCGCCAAGGACCGCATTTGGCCTTGCAGACGTTTGTCGCATTCGGTTTCGTGCAGCGTTAACACAACCCCGGTTATACGAGTCACCATGCTCCGAATGGACCGCCTTTTTGCGAGGCACTGACCTGTGAAACGCGTTTTTACGTTTCTCATAGTCGGACCGCTGCTTCTGAGTGGCGTGCTCGTGTTTGGATCGACGAGTGCTCTCGGTTGGTTGGTTGGACTTCCGTCTTGAGTGGTTTGATTGCGTTTCCAAGTGCGGTTGTCGATTACTCTCTGGGCTTGGGGCCGTTCCGTCCATGATCTGCTGTGTTTGGTAGGCCAGGAATATGAGCCGTAGCCTGCCGAGCCAGGTCTGTCATGGGCATGCACACGCGTAAAAACGGCCCCAGCACAACCCTATGCTGAGGCCGTTGGAGGTTTGCTTGGCGGTAAGGGATCGCCAAGCATCGCAAGACTAGACGTTTGCCGCGAGCCGTTCTGTTCGCTTTCGGACGTTTTGTTCCGCGCCACCTTCTCAAGGCGAGAGGTTGTGACCTCTTCAGCGGCTAGTTGAGCCTCAAGGGCCTGGAGCAATCGCTGTTCTGCGATCGCCCTGCCTTAAATAACTTGGGCAATAGTCTCAATCTGTTCGGCAATGCGCGCTTGGATAGCTGTTTGCCGCTCCTTTTGGTCCATGGGGACTCCCGCTGAATCGGTGCAGGCGGGAGCGCCATTGGTCTCTCAGCCACCGACGTCTACGGGCAGAGCCTCGGCCGGTGATGGTGTACACTACCACGAATGGAACCGTTCAACTATGCTTTTCGGGCAAGCCTGGCGAACGTACCCACGCCGGTCTCCGCGATCCTAGCCCGCTTCAACAGCACCTCGCGATCCTTCCCCGGGGGCAGCTGATTGGCCTGCTCTTTGAGCTTGGCGGCCTGGTCGGCCATGCGTTCTTCGAGGGAGCGAATCTGCTTCGCTCGCCGGCGGAGCTGCGTCATGCCGCACTCCTCAAATCGTTAATGACGAACACCCAACGAAAATCGGTCCGATCCGGTTTCTATAATGAAAATGCGCTAGTCCTGCCACCTTTTCCCGCGATGGATTCACATATGCAAATGCATCCATAAGAGGGAATGCTTCCCTGCTAATGCTGGGCAAACCGGAGCGCGCTCCATTGACTGACGAAGTTCCGTTGCAGAATCGATATTTCGTGCGAATGGGCGGCAAAGGTTGGATGGTTTACGATCGAGAACGCAAGGGCCCAGCACTAATCGGGGAGTACATGGCGGCCAATTTGACGAGGGAGCGAGCTGATCAGTTGCTAGGTTCGCTGTCGACCTCGCGCGTGGGTGCAGCGGCGAAGCGCGAGTAGAAAATGCGGGCCGAAAAAAGGCCCCAGCTGGGCTGGCAGCTGAGGCCGTTGGCCTCCGGCGCCAAGGGGGATCAGGTGAGCACCGGAGCGGAAAGCCAATTCGCCGGATTGCAATTTGTTCCCGACTGGTAAAAACCGCCAGAAATCTTATTTCCGGCCCATGCGTATGGCGTACGAGCTCTGCCTGGCGACTGCCGCCAAGCACCCTTCAGACCCCGATCGGATCCACGAAGTAAAGCATGAGGGCTACCGCATGCTGGTAATCCGGGAGAACGAACGCGTGCGCCTGCTCCCAGGAATGGCCTGGACCGGACGAAGCGCTATACTTGGTCCGCTGGGCAGCCCTGAAGAACCGACAGAAGCGCTTCGTGATCGATGGCAAGGCCGTGATCCTCGGGGTCGATGGCACTTCGGACTTCAACGCTTTGCACTCCCGCAAGCTTGAGCACGAAGTGCAGCTCTATGCCTTCGATATCCTTTCGGTGGGCGGCGAAAATTTACTCCCCTTCCAGCTCCACATGCGCAAGGCAAATCTGGAGCAACTGCTGGCTCGCTGGCCGGACGGGGATCAGAGCGAGGCGAGATCGGGCCCCACTTGTTCAGGCCGCCTGCCGCATGGCTTGGAGGGTTTGGTCTCCAAGCACCGCTATCGGCCATATCGTGGTGGCCGGCAGAAGCTCAAGGTGAAGAACCGGACGTCCACTGATGTCGCGAGAGCTGTGACGCGGGCTGACGCCCGCGCCCACCAAAGGCGCGATGCTAGTTCAGCTTCCCGCGCAGTATCTTGATGATGTCCCGGAATCCTCTGCGTACTCGGGGCGCCTCGACCGGGCGCGAAGCTTAGGCTTCGGCGCGCCATCAACCGGGAGCCGCTCCTTGGTCTGCCATGCCAATGTGCCGCCAGACCCCGTCAGAAATTCGTGGTAATAATTGGGAGGGGTACGTAGCTTCCTACGCCGGATCGAGCGCGAGGAATACGCCATGAGATCCCTCATCCTAAAACGGTCGATCATCGTCGCCGGGCACAAGACCAGCGTTAGCCTGGAAGAGGCTTTCTGGAATGGCCTGAAGGAGATCTGCGGCCTGCGCAGCATGACGCTGTCGGAGCTGGTCGGCGAGATCGATAGCAGCCGCCACCAGGCCAACCTATCGTCCGCGATCCGGCTGTTCGTACTCGACTACTTCAGGCACCGCGCCGCGGCAATCCAGTCTCAGCAGCCGGCACCGTAGCAATGCACTGGGGGAACCAGGGATCAGGAAAAAAGTTGATGCTTTCGAATCATGCCTCGACAACGTGATGCCGACACAACCTCAGCTTAGTGCCAGCCCGAGCTGAGGTTTTTTGGTGCTGTGTACACTTTTGCACAATGTGCTGGAACGCTTTTCGTGGTTCTGAATCATCCCAGGGGACTCTGACGGGATAGGACACGTGCCGCGCTACACCTCTTTCGCTCGCGAGGCCGCAGCAACGCTGTTGCGAATGGCCAAATCAACAAAGGACCCGCAGGTTGCGTCCGGATTGATCCAGCGCGCTGCCGACCTCAAGGATCGTACGGGAGAACTGCCCCCGTTTATCGAGATGGTCGCCGAGGACTCGAAGAAGCCACTAACTAAGAATTGAGGCTGCCCAGTTGGTTGGGAGCCTCTTTCATTGCTTATGTGAAAAAAAGCCCCAGCTCCGGGGGGCATCAAGGTGGAGCTGGGGCCAAAATGGGGTCGTCGCCCTTGGAGAAGGGCATCGGGAAAACTCGGCAATTGGCAAAGCGTTCCCGCGCTGCCGTACCGCTGCTTGATCCGGACGGACTCTGCACCCACGCTGGAAGGGATTGCACGAGCACAGGTTCCGCCTTTCGGAACTGCTTAGACCGCGATAGGATTCACATGCGTGAATGACGCTCCGCCCGCCCTGATTTACCTTGGAGTTCTTCCGTTGAGTGGCCTTCGGGGGTGGCTGAGGCAGGACTCTCGTACGATTCTTCTTTTGGCCAACGGTTGAACGAACTCACTTCCCAACTCATTGGAAGCTCTTCGACTTCAAAACGACGAAGTGGAGCGACGCGCGCGCGATGTTCCTCGGTGCGACCGCCTCCGAACATTCCATCGTCTCGTCGCATAGTTCTCCGCTGCCTTGGAGTGAGACGCTCGGAATCCTTCAATTCCACTCCCTCTGAGAGGAATCCGGTCATGAAGGACATGCAAGCCAGCCTGGAGAAATTACGCACGAGCGCTGCAGAGGCCGCGCTTGTGCGTGACCTCGCGACAGAGCCCAAGAAGCGAGCGCTATACACCACCTTGGCCGACCAACTTTCCAAGCTGGCAGATGAGGTTGAGCGAGCGATCGAGCAGCAGCGCGGGCGCGCAGCTCTGAAGGAGCGGACTGGCTCGCAGCCGGAGCCCTGAGGGAGTGGACCGAGATCGACGTCCCTCACCTCGGATGCAATAGCGAAGTCCGGCGCCGGATCGGCCAATGGCAACAATGGGCAACGGCGACAAGGCGTGGAACGATTTACCGATTGCCAAGTTTGCCTATGCCCCTTCCCCAAGGGTAACGCTGCTTTCCCCAAGGGCAGCCTCAAGAGGCCCCAGTTTCGTCGCCCTGAAGCTGGGGCTTTTTTGGAGCTGCCCAGACTGATGGGTTAGCCCTCTCTGCGATGCGTCGGGCGTCCCCCAGAGGTCGATGCGGTCATAAATCCGCTATCCATCACCACAGCCTCCTAAAACAGTCTTGCGACGGGGGACCGGCGACAGCTCCCCGCTCAAGCGGCCTCGACCAGCCACCCCAGGCCGAGAACTCGTGTGGCCTGAAGAGAGTGGACGGACGACAGAGTTATCGGGACACGAGCTTGACCTAGATCAAACATCCCTCTCAAGCTCGGTAGTTGCCTTCCATTGGAGCTGCACCGGAGGAGCAGGCAATGGCCATTCATCGCCCTACATGGATGATGCATCTATTGGCTTGGGCAATAGCCGCCATTGGTCTCCTCACGATCCTTTCGGTGGCGCTAGGGCACCCTTGAAGGGAGTGAACCCAGAGGTGCCTAATCGATCTCTCCGCGGCGGTGGAGGCATTCATCGAAGCGAATGACATATGTCGATACCACGCCTTCATCCCATTTCACGCCGTACGCGATACATCGAGGCCCATTGAGGTCTCCATTCGATGGATTGGTCATTGAGCCTGTCATGTACGCGACAAGGAATACCGGGGTTGAATGTGTCCATCGGATTCATGCCGTGTGGCCCGGATCGACAGTCTTTGGCGTTTTCTTCTCCCGCTGAGGCGTCATCTTCGCTGGACTTTCTTTGCCAGGCACGCCACGGGGGCCAAGTTGTTCACGCTGGATGTCATCTTCGGAGCGCTGGGGCTCGACACCATTGATCGGCTTATCGGGCATCATTCTATTTTCGCCTTTTCTTGAAGGTCGCGGATGCGGGTGTCAGCCTCTTCCTTGGACTTCACCACTTCAGACCAGTCCTCGGTCCGGGCGAGGTTACTCAGCCGCTTGAGCTCCGCGAGTTGCTCGGGTGTCGGCTTTCCATTTTCGTTTCCTCAACGGCTTCGACCACGGCCTCGTCGTCCAGCACGTCCATGAGTTCGCTTATGGTGTTCTCGCAATCCCGAGGGCCGGGCTCGACATAACGGGCCAGAATGCTCTGAGCTTGCTCTACCGCCTTCGTCACACGCTTTTCCGGGTCCATGTCCGGTACTCCACTAAACTGAGCGCGCGGCTCCCCTTCAAAGGCCGCAGGCATACCGCGGGCAGTCTTCCCGCGAGCAACGGCGACTACCCGAGAAGCAATGCTTACAAGGAGGCGGTGTTCCTATGA is a genomic window of Bradyrhizobium sp. CCGB12 containing:
- a CDS encoding ribbon-helix-helix domain-containing protein → MRSLILKRSIIVAGHKTSVSLEEAFWNGLKEICGLRSMTLSELVGEIDSSRHQANLSSAIRLFVLDYFRHRAAAIQSQQPAP